The following proteins are co-located in the Corynebacterium kalinowskii genome:
- a CDS encoding penicillin-binding transpeptidase domain-containing protein, translating into MRALPVVAAVTILATVASSCTPKPDFADPTVTEFVEAIEQGDVDKAASLTDNPDLAKDLIGRTISGMQAEGVDAAVTSVTNQDTLATANVHLDWKLPRERAFAYDSTVTLTKVKNEWKVRFLPTIIHPTLGNNQHLELRPIEAKKSRVVSADGADVLQPGSVYRILVNTSSGENLTGTAARVATVVNANKGQSSIPELNSADLARKLADHQGNYSVAVVGGPEGRAIADELRGVPGVVINEEAAMVRTDPTFAPEIMSRVEKIVADELEGANGWQIAVVNQNGTAIESLERHEPQLAPAVRVSLDHKMQQAAQEAVDLRKDKKTMLVAVRPSTGEILAVAQTREADKDGDPALMGMYPPGSTFKMITASAGMAHQGVTPGSTVPCPGTMEVGPRIVTNYNTFSRGNTSLDDAFAQSCNTTFADMSSRLAPGELQNMAKSFGLGIDYNIPGLDTITGSVPHGDEFMQRVDEGYGQGLDLASPFGMALVAATAAAGKTPVPNLISGHRTEVSEDVPAPDPMVVENLRGMMRSVVTSGTARGMSQTGGEIYAKTGEAEFSGGSHAWFAGYRSDDIAFATLIVGGGGSETSVAVTDHFFKKIDEPAKP; encoded by the coding sequence ATGAGAGCCCTCCCCGTCGTCGCAGCTGTCACTATCTTGGCTACCGTCGCTTCGTCGTGCACTCCGAAGCCGGACTTTGCAGACCCGACGGTGACGGAGTTCGTCGAGGCGATTGAGCAAGGGGACGTCGATAAGGCAGCGTCGCTCACCGACAATCCGGACTTGGCAAAGGACCTTATTGGCCGCACTATCTCTGGCATGCAGGCGGAAGGGGTCGACGCCGCAGTTACGTCCGTTACCAATCAAGACACCCTCGCTACCGCCAACGTGCACCTCGATTGGAAGCTGCCACGGGAGCGCGCCTTCGCCTATGACTCCACGGTGACGCTCACGAAGGTCAAGAACGAGTGGAAAGTGCGATTCCTGCCCACGATCATTCACCCGACGCTGGGAAACAACCAACACCTCGAGCTGCGGCCTATTGAAGCCAAAAAATCACGGGTGGTCAGCGCCGACGGAGCGGACGTACTGCAACCAGGTAGCGTGTACCGCATCCTCGTCAATACCAGCAGTGGAGAAAACCTCACCGGTACCGCGGCTCGTGTGGCGACCGTGGTGAACGCTAACAAAGGACAGAGCTCGATTCCGGAGCTGAACTCAGCTGATTTGGCCCGAAAATTGGCGGATCATCAAGGCAACTACTCCGTGGCTGTCGTGGGCGGCCCCGAGGGGCGAGCAATCGCCGATGAGTTGCGTGGAGTTCCGGGTGTCGTGATCAATGAGGAAGCAGCAATGGTCCGCACTGACCCGACCTTCGCCCCGGAAATCATGTCTCGGGTGGAGAAAATCGTCGCTGATGAGCTCGAGGGAGCCAATGGCTGGCAAATTGCCGTAGTCAACCAGAACGGCACCGCGATCGAGTCTCTGGAACGGCACGAACCACAGTTGGCGCCGGCCGTGCGCGTCAGCCTCGACCATAAAATGCAGCAGGCAGCGCAGGAAGCAGTGGACCTGCGCAAAGATAAAAAGACGATGCTGGTGGCAGTGCGTCCGTCCACCGGTGAAATCTTGGCCGTGGCACAAACTCGAGAAGCAGACAAAGACGGCGACCCAGCTCTCATGGGCATGTACCCACCGGGTTCGACATTCAAAATGATTACCGCCTCCGCTGGCATGGCTCATCAAGGTGTCACCCCGGGTTCTACCGTCCCATGCCCGGGCACCATGGAAGTGGGACCCCGCATCGTCACCAACTACAACACATTCTCCCGTGGCAATACCTCACTTGACGATGCGTTTGCCCAGTCGTGCAACACCACCTTCGCCGACATGTCCTCCCGCCTAGCACCTGGGGAATTGCAGAACATGGCCAAAAGCTTTGGACTTGGTATCGATTACAACATTCCCGGCCTCGACACGATTACCGGATCAGTGCCCCATGGCGACGAGTTTATGCAGCGCGTGGACGAAGGATATGGCCAGGGCCTTGACCTGGCGAGCCCCTTTGGCATGGCGCTCGTGGCCGCCACCGCGGCTGCCGGAAAGACACCAGTGCCCAATCTCATCTCGGGACACCGCACCGAGGTCAGTGAAGATGTCCCGGCTCCGGATCCAATGGTCGTCGAAAATTTGCGTGGCATGATGCGTTCGGTGGTGACCTCCGGTACCGCTCGTGGCATGAGCCAAACCGGCGGTGAAATCTACGCCAAGACCGGTGAAGCAGAATTTAGTGGTGGCTCCCACGCGTGGTTCGCCGGTTACCGCAGCGACGACATCGCCTTTGCCACGCTGATCGTCGGCGGCGGTGGCTCGGAGACCTCCGTTGCAGTGACCGATCACTTTTTCAAAAAGATTGACGAGCCAGCGAAACCTTAA
- a CDS encoding CPBP family intramembrane glutamic endopeptidase: MPIALASGGLSDTAQTAVVSILTALITYWLVAWLCEGRRVPFELAPLRSWQLLAGLIVGGALFLICVGTTVPFAEVHLTRTESIDWSLWRDRLISSVITAGIAEEIITRGVIYRFLESVLGTWLAVVISGAVFGALHLGNENATAWSAVAIALTAGVFFGLLYALTRSLWLVIGVHAAWNAMQGVILGMPVSGNTTVGIWTTSLAGHEAVTGGAFGIEASVLTVLVFAVVTAVLVWQVHRTNMAFGPKWLVKER; the protein is encoded by the coding sequence ATGCCGATCGCACTAGCATCCGGCGGGCTCTCGGACACTGCGCAGACTGCTGTGGTGTCCATCCTGACTGCGTTGATCACGTACTGGTTAGTGGCTTGGCTGTGCGAAGGTCGTCGTGTGCCCTTTGAGCTGGCTCCCCTACGCAGCTGGCAGCTCCTTGCGGGCCTGATCGTAGGTGGCGCGTTGTTCTTGATCTGCGTAGGCACCACGGTTCCCTTTGCCGAGGTGCACCTAACTCGGACCGAAAGTATCGACTGGTCACTCTGGCGCGATCGGCTCATCAGCAGCGTGATCACCGCCGGAATAGCCGAGGAGATAATCACGCGCGGCGTTATCTACCGGTTTTTGGAATCGGTGCTGGGCACATGGCTCGCCGTTGTAATCTCAGGCGCGGTGTTCGGCGCATTGCACTTAGGAAATGAGAACGCGACTGCCTGGTCCGCTGTGGCCATCGCACTCACCGCTGGCGTGTTCTTCGGGCTCTTGTACGCGCTCACCCGCTCGCTGTGGTTGGTGATTGGCGTACATGCTGCCTGGAACGCCATGCAGGGAGTAATCCTGGGAATGCCGGTGTCTGGCAACACCACAGTAGGCATATGGACCACATCTCTGGCAGGCCACGAAGCGGTCACCGGTGGCGCGTTCGGCATCGAAGCTTCCGTACTGACCGTCTTAGTGTTTGCCGTGGTCACCGCCGTGTTGGTATGGCAGGTTCACCGCACAAACATGGCATTCGGACCGAAGTGGCTGGTGAAAGAGCGTTAA